GGGAGAGGGACGGGGTGAGGGTAAACAAGCAGCGACGTTGTGGATGAGGGAAAAGCCGTACCTTCACAGGGCGTCTTATCTGCAGCAAGGATGCGACTTACTTCTCCCAGCCGCCGCTCTGCTCGCGGAATCCTGAAGCCTGCATAAACGCCGTCATCACCTCATGGTCTTCCACGCCGACATCCGCCAGCCACCAGTGGGTTATCGCTGGGTTATCCCGCATCACCTCTTCCAGTAAATACTGACCTACGCCACGGCGGCGGGTAATTTCACGCACCCGCAGCGAATCCAGCGCCCCCTGCGTACCGGTCAACGTTACTCTCACTGCGGCCAACAGACGATCGTTAAATTTTGCCGCGTAGATCCTTTCTCTGTCGCTGAGCATGAGTGAACCGCTGGAATACTCCGGCCAGATCTTACCGAGGTCAATTTTATCCTGAGCGCTAAACTCAAACAGACGAATGATAGTGAGTTTCATAAGTGACCTGATTAAAAAGCGGGAAAACTTCGAGTGTAACCAATTTTTTTGCCTCAGACGCTTTATCTTTTTTATCCCGCTCAGCAGTTGATTACTTTTTGTCGTCATGCCAAGCCAGCCTTTAAAGCGGTAGATTGAATCTTGGCCAGGATAAAGCACTAAAATCCAGTGAATTATTCGGCTCTTTGTACCGCTATTTTATGCTGGTTTTGGTGCTTTTTTTTGTTTAACTATGGCGAAATACAGAATATTATCTCTACTTAATCGCCTGAAAAATAGAGAGTTTAGTGGGATAAAATGTAAATTTTACCGCTAACTCCTTAAAGGCACTGATAAAAATAGCCATTGATTATAAAAAGTACTGCGTGCTTTTTGACCAAATTATGGGGATGGAACGAATGAAGATGAACGCGAAGACATTACTGGCCGGGTTGGTTGCGTTGGCCGTGTCTCACGCGGCAACCGCTGGAGACATTAAAGTGGCCGTTGTCGGGGCAATGTCTGGCCCGGTAGCACAGTGGGGCGATATGGAATTTAACGGCGCTCGCCAGGCCATCAAGGACATCAACGCCAAAGGCGGGATCAAAGGCGATAAGCTGGTTGGCGTTGAATATGACGACGCGTGCGATCCTAAACAAGCCGTAGCGGTTGCCAACAAAATCGTAAACGACGGCGTGAAGTACGTTATCGGCCACCTTTGCTCATCGTCCACCCAGCCGGCCTCCGACATCTATGAAGATGAAGGCATTCTGATGATCACCCCGGGCGCAACTAACCCTGAGCTGACCCAGCGCGGCTACGGCATGATTATGCGTACTGCCGGCCTGGACTCTTCCCAGGGGCCAACGGCTTCCAAATTTATCCTGGAACACGTGAAGCCGCAGCGCATCGCTATCATTCACGATAAGCAGCAGTATGGCGAAGGTCTGGCGCGCTCCGTGCAGGACGGCCTGAAAAAAGGCGGCGCGAATATTGTGTTCTTCGACGGTATCACCGCCGGTGACAAAGACTTTTCCACCCTGGTAGCACGCCTGCAGAAAGAAAACATCGAC
This region of Cedecea lapagei genomic DNA includes:
- the panM gene encoding aspartate 1-decarboxylase autocleavage activator PanM — translated: MKLTIIRLFEFSAQDKIDLGKIWPEYSSGSLMLSDRERIYAAKFNDRLLAAVRVTLTGTQGALDSLRVREITRRRGVGQYLLEEVMRDNPAITHWWLADVGVEDHEVMTAFMQASGFREQSGGWEK
- the livK gene encoding high-affinity branched-chain amino acid ABC transporter substrate-binding protein LivK translates to MKMNAKTLLAGLVALAVSHAATAGDIKVAVVGAMSGPVAQWGDMEFNGARQAIKDINAKGGIKGDKLVGVEYDDACDPKQAVAVANKIVNDGVKYVIGHLCSSSTQPASDIYEDEGILMITPGATNPELTQRGYGMIMRTAGLDSSQGPTASKFILEHVKPQRIAIIHDKQQYGEGLARSVQDGLKKGGANIVFFDGITAGDKDFSTLVARLQKENIDFVYYGGYYPEMGQILRQARAVGLKTQFMGPEGVGNASLSNIAGPAGEGMLVTMPKRYDQDPANKAVVEELKAAKKDPSGPYVWITYAAVQSLATAMERSGSKDPAALVKDLKAHGANTVIGPLNWDEKGDLKGFEFGVFQWHADGSSSVAK